Proteins from a single region of Drosophila biarmipes strain raj3 chromosome 3R, RU_DBia_V1.1, whole genome shotgun sequence:
- the LOC108032104 gene encoding 50S ribosomal protein L1 has translation MQSILSSMRALALRQPTMESLRLLHLSAVSEAARKGTREKARKKKVKVEVKKVGFIPHNQRNKKINVKRADKHVDDSWKQVPKDDCYVGRYYRWPVYTVQEAIQCHRETHHPSMYNVPNAPLNVDIELNMQAEKITRFVDNFQRMAMIPHKFDHGEERKIIVFTKGNNEVVEAREAGASLVGGVELIKDITNGELLLSDYQYVIAHPNILAELVALRGLMKRKFPNPKSETLGTNLAEMIVKFSSGISYSAAKDEYQQNFGLITASVGTLDMDAHKLEENIKFLLQDVNTMRPKREGRFITRVLLKSPPSSEQLKIDPYVYVPEMWDKSTAKVKREETKKQEEPAPAERKEAVASN, from the exons ATGCAGTCCATCCTGTCCTCCATGAGGGCACTGGCCCTGCGCCAACCCACGATGGAGTCCCTCCGCCTGCTGCACCTGTCCGCCGTGAGCGAGGCGGCCCGCAAAGGCACTCGGGAGAAGGCCCGCAAGAAGAAAGTCAAAGTGGAGGTGAAGAAGGTGGGATTCATCCCGCACAATCAGCGGAACAAGAA AATCAATGTAAAGCGGGCTGACAAACATGTGGACGACTCCTGGAAACAGGTGCCCAAAGACGACTGCTACGTGGGGCGCTACTACCGCTGGCCGGTGTACACCGTGCAGGAGGCCATCCAGTGCCACCGGGAGACGCATCACCCCAGCATGTACAACGTACCCAATGCCCCCCTCAACGTGGACATCGAACTGAACATGCAGGCGGAGAAGATCACCCGGTTTGTGGACAACTTCCAGCGCATGGCCATGATTCCGCACAAGTTTGACCATGGCGAGGAGCGCAAGATTATTGTTTTCACCAAGGGAAAC AACGAAGTCGTGGAGGCCAGGGAGGCTGGAGCCTCTCTCGTCGGCGGCGTGGAGCTCATCAAGGACATAACCAACGGCGAGCTGCTGCTCTCGGACTACCAGTACGTCATTGCCCACCCCAATATCCTGGCCGAGCTGGTGGCCCTGCGTGGCCTGATGAAGCGCAAGTTTCCCAATCCCAAGAGCGAGACCCTCGGCACCAACCTGGCCGAGATGATCGTCAAGTTCTCCAGCGGCATTAGCTACAGCGCTGCCAAGGATGAGTACCAGCAGAACTTTGGTCTGATCACTGCCAGTGTCGGCACTCTGGACATGGACGCCCACAAACTAGAGGAGAACATCAAGTTCCTGCTGCAGGATGTCAACACCATGAGGCCCAAGCGCGAGGGTCGCTTCATTACCCGCGTCCTGCTGAAGAGCCCGCCCAGCAGTGAGCAGCTGAAAATCGATCCCTATGTGTATGTGCCAGAGATGTGGGACAAGAGCACGGCGAAGGTGAAGCGGGAGGAGACCAAAAAGCAGGAGGAGCCGGCGCCGGCGGAACGCAAAGAAGCCGTGGCCTCCAATTAG
- the LOC108031888 gene encoding uncharacterized protein LOC108031888 isoform X1 translates to MDWDKPPPPPQPPPKPRRTRSRQNVLHYESLPTAPPAMCGRAEENIFQFPAVASRARNLSASPKFERREAKDLPVCELGKHSCSKCQPYRADRGTIEPLKTRLNSAIEAMDEMTRTYHLLEGFLEHRLATIADNEAGEREAELAALDDDVPSTSQASRQRPPTKPPRSSNSDHQFELEHSLTWLESLMGTEVIPPFKQGKFRRIRERSKSMMDEDLNMFMKGDRPGLKLSASRPYLLRRQSTYSDNKAKVSKWTKVKAAFKWERANVPPSGPGGPENSILMPLNHEVERYLKVPISTAAGSSSADSIISSSSGHIMSDTGGTPGTMSSASSMDDLETVSRQSYRRDSSKSDTRCDSRTSNFEVELRKSATDERLDNIKSAAPPLPAKSSSSKSLRRSKAFSDFEVLPEDHVAEIKATSSRRQKLPPSPLNLNQVNQIYSDLPQLHSPLKSPKDSRMRRVHSPGTSSVPSSPSRHSDFFGEFESEDLSSGDFSEPTTPNCKNFPQNEDDEVFQHYQLLVLKLDSEFKHKQRELERSSASNRSIKMGSGAATGGATGRGKRSTEEHSPTQLLHNELMSTAQLEQNLTPQFKKKLQKWRVKQQNCSGGSYASLEPAASPTAKSQSCEVKPKIDWNLWSMGQLKLEGQGLCALPDQKDLPEKFQKKLEQWNRLKCAPGGGTTSDNDSLKRGSKHSQSTRRGSDDDRWYKHRPHDKEKLSRLKAIVVPDHTKKIEVKTSDGEVMKFEGISRKFTRKLYEWEKARGIGPESSTFALLHPGYCPIDVRRINKDCNKVAADHSPTLSRSLSLDSVSPNCNLAQGISQQASSLSLNDVNDLKEIEDSTDALTDHEFKKYDEPEAVMVEVEEHIHDTASPLVTAHTLVEQQTPIYKYEEVQCNDYVNSRRVQSFESHTNLAPLLGALKRADELFGQLKNASPDLLDHPSMRDCQAALLSIRSIYPYYSNNLMKAGVLNAISDVQSELGRLAELSLKSPLDEACCQETMQERTLEYLEELQGLHESLQCLKLSIQGGTNRYPRDIVPDISITCEDGQQLDSSSAYATCDNSSRDRLAQDDNSASAASPMEHETETSTTTGTLCRSSLPTVNAIPSANGVTNGISNANACAKKKLLRLRKMGSRQNSKTESDSSDADTHSVMETPRRLRRKNFRLKQRSLDDDFRLSSTTNEQEMATAGGDIVYGSLKVKPGELIEQSQCVATAASISSSTSSTPLTSTTPSSIVTPPSKLGAFIPPPLPEPNRAYNTNANVFVKTKRKIFTTILEPSAAEGIAVIEKELESPTEEKSDKLAKAEKSKCLPKPLSLYKSISLERLKQPPVKEDLRKCQSSETFRRGGLFVPPPLASDSMERLAESKRNHELSNPPVPPRKAHLYKKNSLHKSHSANASHRIEHKIAKTSSGPSFSRVHPPPPAPIPLTLPNKEDNTLPRIQRKHPNTPTKAKQFEFPPPQTLILDRPATPLSERARRLQLAKAQFLQSAPVTPRQEPQTPSKATDSVVLQKSISAGSMRGGAGAAAQEASRQQQYHEVSTDQESVGTSSAYDSLPRAVSRSAKISSKLGFATLTSKLRRGNKKPKDPPPSPGSALSALCRQTLMADAIPQAFGAEKPPPSPTGRNVSKSQSSPQAAGPPAISLEGINKSLSEQYVRQLKESDV, encoded by the exons ATGGACTGGGACAAACCGCCGCCACCTCCGCAACCACCGCCGAAGCCCCGGCGAACCCGATCCCGGCAGAATGTCCTGCACTACGAGTCGCTGCCCACCGCTCCGCCGGCGATGTGCGGTCGCGCCGAGGAGAACATCTTCCAGTTTCCGGCCGTGGCCTCGCGGGCCCGCAATCTCTCCGCCTCGCCCAAGTTCGAGCGGCGGGAGGCCAAGGACCTGCCCGTTTGCGAGCTGGGCAAGCACTCGTGCTCCAAGTGCCAGCCGTATAGGGCGGACCGGGGCACCATCGAGCCGCTGAAGACGCGCCTTAACTCCGCCATCGAGGCCATGGATGAAATGACGCGTACCTACCACCTGCTGGAGGGATTCCTGGAGCACCGACTGGCCACCATTGCCGACAACGAGGCGGGCGAACGGGAGGCGGAACTGGCCGCGTTGGACGACGATGTGCCCTCCACCAGTCAAGCCAGCCGGCAGCGTCCTCCCACCAAGCCACCACGCTCCAGCAACAGCGACCACCAGTTCGAGTTGGAGCACTCGCTCACCTGGCTGGAGTCCCTAATGGGCACCGAGGTGATTCCGCCCTTTAAACAGGGAAAGTTCAGGCG AATTCGCGAGCGCAGCAAGTCCATGATGGACGAGGACCTCAACATGTTCATGAAGGGCGATCGTCCCGGCTTAAAGCTCAGCGCTTCGAGACCCTATCTCTTGAGACGGCAGAGCACCTACAGCGACAACAAGGCCAAGGTGTCCAAGTGGACCAAGGTAAAGGCGGCCTTCAAGTGGGAGCGGGCCAATGTACCGCCCTCGGGACCAGGCGGTCCGGAAAACAGTATCTTGATGCCACTCAACCACGAGGTGGAGAG atacCTCAAGGTGCCCATTAGCACGGCGGCTGGAAGCAGTTCCGCGGACAGCATCAtcagctcctcctccggcCATATAATGAGTGACACGGGCGGGACACCCGGCACTATGAGTTCGGCCAGCTCCATGGATGATCTTGAGACGGTCAGCCGACAGAGTTATC GTCGCGATTCCTCCAAGAGTGATACACGCTGCGACTCCCGCACCTCCAACTTTGAGGTGGAGCTGCGAAAATCCGCCACGGACGAGCGCCTGGACAATATCAAATCCGCCGCCCCTCCATTACCAGCAAAGTCCTCCTCCAGCAAATCGCTGCGGCGATCCAAGGCCTTCTCAGACTTTGAGGTCCTGCCCGAGGATCATGTGGCGGAGATTAAGGCCACCAGCAGCCGGCGGCAGAAGTTGCCGCCTAGTCCACTTAATCTCAACCAGGTTAACCAGATATACAGTGATCTGCCACAACTGCACTCTCCCCTGAAGAGTCCCAAGGACTCGCGCATGCGTCGTGTCCACTCGCCGGGTACCTCCTCCGTGCCCAGCAGTCCCTCTAGGCATTCGGATTTCTTTGGTGAATTTG AGAGCGAGGATCTGTCCAGTGGCGATTTCTCGGAGCCCACTACGCCAAACTGTAAGAATTTCCCACAGAACGAAGATGACGAGGTGTTTCAACATTATCAACTTCTCGTACTCAAACTAGATTCGGAGTTTAAGCACAAGCAACGCGAGTTGGAGCGTTCCAGCGCCAGCAATCGCA GCATCAAAATGGGCAGTGGAGCAGCAACTGGCGGAGCAACTGGCAGGGGCAAGCGGAGCACCGAGGAGCACTCGCCCACCCAACTGCTGCACAACGAACTCATGTCCACCGCCCAGCTGGAGCAGAATCTCACTCCGCAGTTCAAGAAGAAGTTGCAGAAGTGGCGGGTCAAGCAGCAGAATTGCTCGGGAGGGTCGTACGCCTCCTTGGAGCCCGCGGCCAGTCCCACGGCCAAGAGCCAAAGTTGCGAGGTTAAGCCCAAGATCGACTGGAACCTGTGGAGCATGGGTCAGCTGAAGCTGGAGGGCCAGGGTCTGTGTGCCCTGCCCGATCAGAAGGATTTGCCCGAGAAGTTCCAGAAGAAGTTGG AGCAATGGAACCGTTTGAAGTGCGCGCCTGGCGGTGGCACCACCTCTGACAATGACTCGCTGAAACGTGGCTCCAAGCATAGTCAGTCTACGAGAAGGGGTTCGGATGATGATCGCTGGTACAAGCACAGGCCGCACGACAAAGAGAA ATTGTCCCGCCTCAAAGCCATTGTGGTGCCGGATCACACCAAGAAGATCGAGGTCAAGACTTCGGACGGGGAGGTGATGAAGTTCGAGGGAATCTCGAGGAAGTTCACCAGAAAGCTGTACGAGTGGGAGAAGGCCAGGGGCATAGGGCCAGAGTCCTCGACCTTCGCCCTCCTGCATCCTGGATACTGCCCCATAGATGTGAGGCGGATTAACAAGGATTGCAATAAAG TGGCAGCGGATCACTCTCCCACGCTAAGTAGGTCCCTCTCCCTGGACAGCGTGTCGCCCAACTGCAACCTGGCCCAGGGCATCTCCCAGCAGGCTTCCTCCCTGTCCCTGAACGACGTCAACGATCTGAAGGAGATCGAGGACAGCACGGATGCCCTCACCGATCACGAGTTCAAGAAGTACGACGAACCGGAGGCAGTGAtggtggaggtggaggagcACATCCACGACACCGCCTCGCCACTGGTCACCGCCCACACGCTGGTGGAGCAGCAGACGCCCATCTACAAGTACGAGGAGGTGCAGTGCAACGACTATGT CAACTCGCGTCGCGTCCAGAGCTTCGAGTCGCACACAAATCTGGCCCCCTTGCTGGGAGCACTGAAACGTGCCGATGAGCTGTTTGGCCAGCTGAAGAATGCCTCACCCGATCTGCTGGATCACCCGTCCATGCGGGACTGCCAGGCCGCATTGCTGAGCATTCGTAGCATTTATCCATACTACTCCAACAACCTGATGAAGGCGGGCGTGCTCAACGCCATATCCGATGTCCAGAGCGAGCTGGGACGACTTGCCGAGCTG AGTCTAAAATCGCCTTTGGATGAGGCCTGCTGCCAGGAAACGATGCAAGAGCGCACACTGGAGTATCTGGAGGAGCTCCAAGGGCTGCATGAATCCCTGCAGTGTCTCAAGCTAAGCATAC aGGGCGGAACGAATCGCTATCCCCGGGACATCGTGCCGGATATCAGCATAACCTGCGAGGATGGTCAGCAGTTGGACTCCAGTTCCGCGTACGCCACCTGCGACAATTCCAGCCGAGATCGCCTGGCCCAGGACGACAATAGTGCCAGTGCTGCCTCGCCCATGGAGCACGAAACGGAGACCAGCACCACCACGGGCACTTTGTGCCGCTCCAGCTTGCCCACCGTGAATGCCATTCCGAGTGCCAATGGAGTTACCAATGGTATAAGCAACGCAAATGCCTGTGCCAAGAAGAAGCTGCTGCGCCTGCGCAAAATGGGTTCCCGGCAGAACAGCAAAACGGAGAGCGACAGCAGTGATGCGGATACCCACTCCGTGATGGAGACACCGCGGAGATTGCGCCGCAAGAACTTCCGGCTGAAGCAGCGCTCGCTGGATGACGACTTTCGGCTGAGTTCCACGACCAATGAACAGGAGATGGCCACTGCCGGTGGGGATATCGTCTACGGTTCGCTGAAAGTCAAGCCGGGGGAACTCATCGAGCAGAGTCAGTGTGTGGCCACTGCTGCATCCATCTCTTCGTCGACATCCAGCACTCCGCTCACTTCAACCACTCCATCGTCCATAGTTACGCCACCCAGCAAACTGGGCGCCTTTATTCCTCCTCCCCTGCCGGAGCCCAATCGAGCCTACAACACCAATGCGAATGTCTTCGTGAAGACCAAACGGAAAATCTTCACCACCATCCTAGAACCAAGTGCCGCGGAGGGCATAGCTGTGATCGAAAAGGAACTGGAGAGTCCCACGGAGGAGAAGTCGGATAAGTTGGCTAAGGCGGAGAAGTCCAAGTGCCTGCCCAAGCCACTCAGTCTGTACAAATCCATTAGCTTGGAACGCTTAAAGCAGCCGCCCGTTAAGGAGGACCTGCGTAAATGCCAGAGCAGTGAGACCTTCCGGCGGGGAGGCCTCTTCGTCCCGCCTCCTCTAGCCAGCGACAGCATGGAGAGGTTGGCGGAGTCCAAGAGAAATCACGAGCTGAGCAATCCCCCAGTTCCACCAAGGAAGGCTCATCTTTACAAGAAAAACTCGCTGCACAAGTCGCACAGTGCTAATGCCAGCCATCGCATTGAGCACAAGATAGCCAAGACCAGCTCTGGACCCAGCTTCTCCAGGGTGCATCCTCCGCCGCCTGCGCCAATTCCCTTGACCCTGCCCAATAAGGAGGATAACACCCTGCCCAGGATACAGCGGAAACATCCCAATACGCCCACCAAGGCCAAGCAGTTTGAGTTCCCGCCTCCGCAAACTCTGATCTTAGATCGCCCGGCTACTCCACTCTCGGAGAGGGCTAGACGCCTGCAGTTGGCCAAGGCGCAGTTCCTGCAGAGTGCTCCGGTCACTCCCCGCCAGGAACCCCAGACACCCAGCAAGGCAACGGATTCGGTGGTGCTCCAAAAGAGCATCAGTGCGGGCAGCATGAggggaggagcaggagcagctgcccAGGAGGCCAGCAGGCAACAGCAATATCACGAAGTTTCCACGGACCAGGAGAGTGTGGGCACTTCCAGTGCCTACGACAGTTTGCCCCGAGCCGTCAGTCGGAGTGCCAAGATATCCAGCAAACTGGGTTTCGCCACACTCACCTCAAAGTTACGTAGGGGcaacaagaagcccaaggatCCACCTCCAAGTCCGGGGAGCGCTCTATCCGCCCTTTGTCGGCAAACCCTCATGGCCGATGCCATTCCCCAGGCTTTCGGGGCGGAGAAGCCACCACCCAGTCCCACTGGGCGGAATGTCTCGAAGTCCCAGAGCTCGCCACAGGCCGCAGGTCCTCCGGCCATCAGTCTCGAGGGCATAAACAAGTCCCTGAGCGAGCAGTATGTGCGCCAGCTGAAGGAGAGCGACGTCTAG
- the LOC108031888 gene encoding uncharacterized protein LOC108031888 isoform X2 has translation MDWDKPPPPPQPPPKPRRTRSRQNVLHYESLPTAPPAMCGRAEENIFQFPAVASRARNLSASPKFERREAKDLPVCELGKHSCSKCQPYRADRGTIEPLKTRLNSAIEAMDEMTRTYHLLEGFLEHRLATIADNEAGEREAELAALDDDVPSTSQASRQRPPTKPPRSSNSDHQFELEHSLTWLESLMGTEVIPPFKQGKFRRIRERSKSMMDEDLNMFMKGDRPGLKLSASRPYLLRRQSTYSDNKAKVSKWTKVKAAFKWERANVPPSGPGGPENSILMPLNHEVERYLKVPISTAAGSSSADSIISSSSGHIMSDTGGTPGTMSSASSMDDLETVSRQSYRRDSSKSDTRCDSRTSNFEVELRKSATDERLDNIKSAAPPLPAKSSSSKSLRRSKAFSDFEVLPEDHVAEIKATSSRRQKLPPSPLNLNQVNQIYSDLPQLHSPLKSPKDSRMRRVHSPGTSSVPSSPSRHSDFFGEFESEDLSSGDFSEPTTPNYSEFKHKQRELERSSASNRSIKMGSGAATGGATGRGKRSTEEHSPTQLLHNELMSTAQLEQNLTPQFKKKLQKWRVKQQNCSGGSYASLEPAASPTAKSQSCEVKPKIDWNLWSMGQLKLEGQGLCALPDQKDLPEKFQKKLEQWNRLKCAPGGGTTSDNDSLKRGSKHSQSTRRGSDDDRWYKHRPHDKEKLSRLKAIVVPDHTKKIEVKTSDGEVMKFEGISRKFTRKLYEWEKARGIGPESSTFALLHPGYCPIDVRRINKDCNKVAADHSPTLSRSLSLDSVSPNCNLAQGISQQASSLSLNDVNDLKEIEDSTDALTDHEFKKYDEPEAVMVEVEEHIHDTASPLVTAHTLVEQQTPIYKYEEVQCNDYVNSRRVQSFESHTNLAPLLGALKRADELFGQLKNASPDLLDHPSMRDCQAALLSIRSIYPYYSNNLMKAGVLNAISDVQSELGRLAELSLKSPLDEACCQETMQERTLEYLEELQGLHESLQCLKLSIQGGTNRYPRDIVPDISITCEDGQQLDSSSAYATCDNSSRDRLAQDDNSASAASPMEHETETSTTTGTLCRSSLPTVNAIPSANGVTNGISNANACAKKKLLRLRKMGSRQNSKTESDSSDADTHSVMETPRRLRRKNFRLKQRSLDDDFRLSSTTNEQEMATAGGDIVYGSLKVKPGELIEQSQCVATAASISSSTSSTPLTSTTPSSIVTPPSKLGAFIPPPLPEPNRAYNTNANVFVKTKRKIFTTILEPSAAEGIAVIEKELESPTEEKSDKLAKAEKSKCLPKPLSLYKSISLERLKQPPVKEDLRKCQSSETFRRGGLFVPPPLASDSMERLAESKRNHELSNPPVPPRKAHLYKKNSLHKSHSANASHRIEHKIAKTSSGPSFSRVHPPPPAPIPLTLPNKEDNTLPRIQRKHPNTPTKAKQFEFPPPQTLILDRPATPLSERARRLQLAKAQFLQSAPVTPRQEPQTPSKATDSVVLQKSISAGSMRGGAGAAAQEASRQQQYHEVSTDQESVGTSSAYDSLPRAVSRSAKISSKLGFATLTSKLRRGNKKPKDPPPSPGSALSALCRQTLMADAIPQAFGAEKPPPSPTGRNVSKSQSSPQAAGPPAISLEGINKSLSEQYVRQLKESDV, from the exons ATGGACTGGGACAAACCGCCGCCACCTCCGCAACCACCGCCGAAGCCCCGGCGAACCCGATCCCGGCAGAATGTCCTGCACTACGAGTCGCTGCCCACCGCTCCGCCGGCGATGTGCGGTCGCGCCGAGGAGAACATCTTCCAGTTTCCGGCCGTGGCCTCGCGGGCCCGCAATCTCTCCGCCTCGCCCAAGTTCGAGCGGCGGGAGGCCAAGGACCTGCCCGTTTGCGAGCTGGGCAAGCACTCGTGCTCCAAGTGCCAGCCGTATAGGGCGGACCGGGGCACCATCGAGCCGCTGAAGACGCGCCTTAACTCCGCCATCGAGGCCATGGATGAAATGACGCGTACCTACCACCTGCTGGAGGGATTCCTGGAGCACCGACTGGCCACCATTGCCGACAACGAGGCGGGCGAACGGGAGGCGGAACTGGCCGCGTTGGACGACGATGTGCCCTCCACCAGTCAAGCCAGCCGGCAGCGTCCTCCCACCAAGCCACCACGCTCCAGCAACAGCGACCACCAGTTCGAGTTGGAGCACTCGCTCACCTGGCTGGAGTCCCTAATGGGCACCGAGGTGATTCCGCCCTTTAAACAGGGAAAGTTCAGGCG AATTCGCGAGCGCAGCAAGTCCATGATGGACGAGGACCTCAACATGTTCATGAAGGGCGATCGTCCCGGCTTAAAGCTCAGCGCTTCGAGACCCTATCTCTTGAGACGGCAGAGCACCTACAGCGACAACAAGGCCAAGGTGTCCAAGTGGACCAAGGTAAAGGCGGCCTTCAAGTGGGAGCGGGCCAATGTACCGCCCTCGGGACCAGGCGGTCCGGAAAACAGTATCTTGATGCCACTCAACCACGAGGTGGAGAG atacCTCAAGGTGCCCATTAGCACGGCGGCTGGAAGCAGTTCCGCGGACAGCATCAtcagctcctcctccggcCATATAATGAGTGACACGGGCGGGACACCCGGCACTATGAGTTCGGCCAGCTCCATGGATGATCTTGAGACGGTCAGCCGACAGAGTTATC GTCGCGATTCCTCCAAGAGTGATACACGCTGCGACTCCCGCACCTCCAACTTTGAGGTGGAGCTGCGAAAATCCGCCACGGACGAGCGCCTGGACAATATCAAATCCGCCGCCCCTCCATTACCAGCAAAGTCCTCCTCCAGCAAATCGCTGCGGCGATCCAAGGCCTTCTCAGACTTTGAGGTCCTGCCCGAGGATCATGTGGCGGAGATTAAGGCCACCAGCAGCCGGCGGCAGAAGTTGCCGCCTAGTCCACTTAATCTCAACCAGGTTAACCAGATATACAGTGATCTGCCACAACTGCACTCTCCCCTGAAGAGTCCCAAGGACTCGCGCATGCGTCGTGTCCACTCGCCGGGTACCTCCTCCGTGCCCAGCAGTCCCTCTAGGCATTCGGATTTCTTTGGTGAATTTG AGAGCGAGGATCTGTCCAGTGGCGATTTCTCGGAGCCCACTACGCCAAACT ATTCGGAGTTTAAGCACAAGCAACGCGAGTTGGAGCGTTCCAGCGCCAGCAATCGCA GCATCAAAATGGGCAGTGGAGCAGCAACTGGCGGAGCAACTGGCAGGGGCAAGCGGAGCACCGAGGAGCACTCGCCCACCCAACTGCTGCACAACGAACTCATGTCCACCGCCCAGCTGGAGCAGAATCTCACTCCGCAGTTCAAGAAGAAGTTGCAGAAGTGGCGGGTCAAGCAGCAGAATTGCTCGGGAGGGTCGTACGCCTCCTTGGAGCCCGCGGCCAGTCCCACGGCCAAGAGCCAAAGTTGCGAGGTTAAGCCCAAGATCGACTGGAACCTGTGGAGCATGGGTCAGCTGAAGCTGGAGGGCCAGGGTCTGTGTGCCCTGCCCGATCAGAAGGATTTGCCCGAGAAGTTCCAGAAGAAGTTGG AGCAATGGAACCGTTTGAAGTGCGCGCCTGGCGGTGGCACCACCTCTGACAATGACTCGCTGAAACGTGGCTCCAAGCATAGTCAGTCTACGAGAAGGGGTTCGGATGATGATCGCTGGTACAAGCACAGGCCGCACGACAAAGAGAA ATTGTCCCGCCTCAAAGCCATTGTGGTGCCGGATCACACCAAGAAGATCGAGGTCAAGACTTCGGACGGGGAGGTGATGAAGTTCGAGGGAATCTCGAGGAAGTTCACCAGAAAGCTGTACGAGTGGGAGAAGGCCAGGGGCATAGGGCCAGAGTCCTCGACCTTCGCCCTCCTGCATCCTGGATACTGCCCCATAGATGTGAGGCGGATTAACAAGGATTGCAATAAAG TGGCAGCGGATCACTCTCCCACGCTAAGTAGGTCCCTCTCCCTGGACAGCGTGTCGCCCAACTGCAACCTGGCCCAGGGCATCTCCCAGCAGGCTTCCTCCCTGTCCCTGAACGACGTCAACGATCTGAAGGAGATCGAGGACAGCACGGATGCCCTCACCGATCACGAGTTCAAGAAGTACGACGAACCGGAGGCAGTGAtggtggaggtggaggagcACATCCACGACACCGCCTCGCCACTGGTCACCGCCCACACGCTGGTGGAGCAGCAGACGCCCATCTACAAGTACGAGGAGGTGCAGTGCAACGACTATGT CAACTCGCGTCGCGTCCAGAGCTTCGAGTCGCACACAAATCTGGCCCCCTTGCTGGGAGCACTGAAACGTGCCGATGAGCTGTTTGGCCAGCTGAAGAATGCCTCACCCGATCTGCTGGATCACCCGTCCATGCGGGACTGCCAGGCCGCATTGCTGAGCATTCGTAGCATTTATCCATACTACTCCAACAACCTGATGAAGGCGGGCGTGCTCAACGCCATATCCGATGTCCAGAGCGAGCTGGGACGACTTGCCGAGCTG AGTCTAAAATCGCCTTTGGATGAGGCCTGCTGCCAGGAAACGATGCAAGAGCGCACACTGGAGTATCTGGAGGAGCTCCAAGGGCTGCATGAATCCCTGCAGTGTCTCAAGCTAAGCATAC aGGGCGGAACGAATCGCTATCCCCGGGACATCGTGCCGGATATCAGCATAACCTGCGAGGATGGTCAGCAGTTGGACTCCAGTTCCGCGTACGCCACCTGCGACAATTCCAGCCGAGATCGCCTGGCCCAGGACGACAATAGTGCCAGTGCTGCCTCGCCCATGGAGCACGAAACGGAGACCAGCACCACCACGGGCACTTTGTGCCGCTCCAGCTTGCCCACCGTGAATGCCATTCCGAGTGCCAATGGAGTTACCAATGGTATAAGCAACGCAAATGCCTGTGCCAAGAAGAAGCTGCTGCGCCTGCGCAAAATGGGTTCCCGGCAGAACAGCAAAACGGAGAGCGACAGCAGTGATGCGGATACCCACTCCGTGATGGAGACACCGCGGAGATTGCGCCGCAAGAACTTCCGGCTGAAGCAGCGCTCGCTGGATGACGACTTTCGGCTGAGTTCCACGACCAATGAACAGGAGATGGCCACTGCCGGTGGGGATATCGTCTACGGTTCGCTGAAAGTCAAGCCGGGGGAACTCATCGAGCAGAGTCAGTGTGTGGCCACTGCTGCATCCATCTCTTCGTCGACATCCAGCACTCCGCTCACTTCAACCACTCCATCGTCCATAGTTACGCCACCCAGCAAACTGGGCGCCTTTATTCCTCCTCCCCTGCCGGAGCCCAATCGAGCCTACAACACCAATGCGAATGTCTTCGTGAAGACCAAACGGAAAATCTTCACCACCATCCTAGAACCAAGTGCCGCGGAGGGCATAGCTGTGATCGAAAAGGAACTGGAGAGTCCCACGGAGGAGAAGTCGGATAAGTTGGCTAAGGCGGAGAAGTCCAAGTGCCTGCCCAAGCCACTCAGTCTGTACAAATCCATTAGCTTGGAACGCTTAAAGCAGCCGCCCGTTAAGGAGGACCTGCGTAAATGCCAGAGCAGTGAGACCTTCCGGCGGGGAGGCCTCTTCGTCCCGCCTCCTCTAGCCAGCGACAGCATGGAGAGGTTGGCGGAGTCCAAGAGAAATCACGAGCTGAGCAATCCCCCAGTTCCACCAAGGAAGGCTCATCTTTACAAGAAAAACTCGCTGCACAAGTCGCACAGTGCTAATGCCAGCCATCGCATTGAGCACAAGATAGCCAAGACCAGCTCTGGACCCAGCTTCTCCAGGGTGCATCCTCCGCCGCCTGCGCCAATTCCCTTGACCCTGCCCAATAAGGAGGATAACACCCTGCCCAGGATACAGCGGAAACATCCCAATACGCCCACCAAGGCCAAGCAGTTTGAGTTCCCGCCTCCGCAAACTCTGATCTTAGATCGCCCGGCTACTCCACTCTCGGAGAGGGCTAGACGCCTGCAGTTGGCCAAGGCGCAGTTCCTGCAGAGTGCTCCGGTCACTCCCCGCCAGGAACCCCAGACACCCAGCAAGGCAACGGATTCGGTGGTGCTCCAAAAGAGCATCAGTGCGGGCAGCATGAggggaggagcaggagcagctgcccAGGAGGCCAGCAGGCAACAGCAATATCACGAAGTTTCCACGGACCAGGAGAGTGTGGGCACTTCCAGTGCCTACGACAGTTTGCCCCGAGCCGTCAGTCGGAGTGCCAAGATATCCAGCAAACTGGGTTTCGCCACACTCACCTCAAAGTTACGTAGGGGcaacaagaagcccaaggatCCACCTCCAAGTCCGGGGAGCGCTCTATCCGCCCTTTGTCGGCAAACCCTCATGGCCGATGCCATTCCCCAGGCTTTCGGGGCGGAGAAGCCACCACCCAGTCCCACTGGGCGGAATGTCTCGAAGTCCCAGAGCTCGCCACAGGCCGCAGGTCCTCCGGCCATCAGTCTCGAGGGCATAAACAAGTCCCTGAGCGAGCAGTATGTGCGCCAGCTGAAGGAGAGCGACGTCTAG